A window of the Phragmites australis chromosome 20, lpPhrAust1.1, whole genome shotgun sequence genome harbors these coding sequences:
- the LOC133901281 gene encoding sulfite exporter TauE/SafE family protein 3-like: MGRRWHAVAALGAAYAATVAVAVATDRGFSLSLAGAAVAPEEEMSMLQKVAKLMWKNDGNSYHHVWPEMEFGWQIVLGSLIGFFGAAFGSVGGVGGGGIFVPMLTLIIGFDPKSSTAISKCMIMGASVSTVYYNLKLKHPTLDMPVIDYDLAVLIQPMLMLGISIGVIFNVLFPDWLVTVLLIVLFLGTSTKAFLKGVETWKKETIIQREAAKRLEQTSEEAEYAPLPTGPGAAADAKIPSDEATSVMKNIHWKEFGLLSFVWVAFLVLQVTKNYTATCSPWYWVLNLLQVPVSVGVTMYEGLGLMSGKRVLSSKGSEQTTLKLHQVFIYGLFGITAGLVGGLLGLGGGFIMGPLFLELGIPPQVSSATATFAMMFSSSMSVVEYYLLNRFPVPYAVYFIIVAFIAAIIGQHVVRKLINWLGRASLIIFILAFMIFVSAISLGGVGISNMIHKIERHEYMGFEDLCKYDA, from the exons ATGGGGAGGAGGTGGCACGCAGTCGCCGCGCTTGGCGCCGCGTACGCGGCCACCgttgccgtcgccgtcgccaccgACAGGGGGTTCTCGCTGTCGCTTGCCGGAGCCGCCGTGGCGCCTGAGGAGGAGATGAGTATGCTGCAGAAGGTCGCCAAATTGATGTGGAAGAATGATGGCAACTCATACCATCACGTTTGGCCG GAAATGGAATTTGGATGGCAAATTGTGCTGGGGTCGCTGATCGGATTCTTCGGCGCAGCATTCGGGAGCGTTGGTGGTGTTGGCGGCGGCGGGATCTTTGTGCCGATGCTGACACTGATCATTGGGTTTGATCCAAAGTCGTCGACTGCGATATCCAAGT GCATGATCATGGGAGCATCTGTTTCAACTGTCTACTATAATCTCAAGCTGAAACATCCGACTTTGGATATGCCGGTGATCGATTATGACTTAGCCGTGCTCATCCAGCCTATGCTAATGCTTGGGATCAGCATTGGTGTTATTTTCAATGTTCTATTTCCCGACTGGCTGGTCACAGTTCTCCTGATAGTCCTTTTCCTAG GCACATCAACTAAAGCCTTTCTGAAGGGCGTTGAGACATGGAAGAAAGAGACAATAATCCAAAGG GAGGCTGCAAAACGGTTGGAGCAAACAA GTGAGGAAGCAGAGTATGCACCACTCCCTACTGGACCAGGTGCGGCAGCTGACGCAAAAATCCCTTCAGATGAGGCG ACATCAGTTATGAAGAACATTCACTGGAAGGAGTTTGGTCTTCTCTCATTTGTGTGGGTGGCGTTCCTTGTGCTTCAGGTCACAAAG AACTACACTGCTACTTGCTCCCCATGGTACTGGGTCTTGAACCTTCTCCAG GTCCCAGTGTCAGTAGGAGTGACAATGTACGAAGGGCTTGGGCTGATGAGTGGCAAGAGGGTGTTATCATCTAAAGGCAGTGAACAAACTACCTTGAAACTTCATCAGGTATTCATATACGGCCTATTCGGCATCACTGCAGGACTTGTCGGTGGTCTGCTAGGTCTTGGAGGTGGCTTCATTATGGGGCCACTATTCTTGGAGCTCGGCATCCCTCCCCAG GTTTCAAGTGCTACAGCCACCTTTGCGATGATGTTCTCATCTTCCATGTCGGTTGTTGAATACTACCTCTTGAACCGGTTTCCGGTGCCTTACG CTGTTTATTTCATCATTGTGGCGTTCATTGCTGCTATCATCGGCCAGCACGTGGTGAGGAAGTTGATCAATTGGTTAGGGCGGGCATCACTTATCATCTTCATATTGGCCTTCATGATCTTCGTCAGCGCAATTTCTCTCG GTGGAGTGGGCATCTCAAACATGATTCACAAGATTGAGCGACATGAGTACATGGGGTTCGAGGACCTTTGCAAGTACGATGCATAG
- the LOC133901283 gene encoding uncharacterized protein LOC133901283, with protein MGCVGSTPATKDAGADVTKKIRKPKPWKHPQPITVAQLKQMRDEFWDTAPHYGGRKEIWDALRAASESEVSLAQAIVESAGIIVSNVDLTLCYDEMGAKYELPKYVLSEPTNLIRDS; from the exons ATGGGCTGCGTGGGATCCACCCCGGCCACGAAGGACGCCGGAGCCG ATGTTACTAAGAAAATCAGGAAGCCCAAGCCCTGGAAGCACCCCCAACCGATAACAGTAGCCCAGCTCAAGCAGATGCGTGATGAGTTTTGGGACACGGCTCCTCACTATGGTGGTCGGAAAG AAATTTGGGATGCGCTTCGAGCTGCATCAGAATCTGAAGTATCTCTTGCGCAAGCTATTGTGGAAAGTGCAGGCATAATTGTTTCTAATGTTGATCTGACTCTTTGCTATGATGAAATGG GTGCTAAGTATGAACTGCCCAAGTATGTTTTGAGTGAACCAACCAACCTGATCCGAGACAGCTGA
- the LOC133901282 gene encoding E3 ubiquitin-protein ligase RDUF1-like — MTDGRRPDGSYGLEYGPLPPEHEYALHRHLPSRGRAPWPLHYHGDYPGRLLDQRLRREPFGFPRHPLQPYVPFRIHHVNGGGGGVATVNPRRRRESPGLSNEEFRKAIDQLSKQEYRPSNPQKKRGGRGTLQTRSARAEAPAAVTEEEKSCTICLETFLPGEQVLVTPCNHMFHQGCITPWVKWHGNCPLCRFALCERRNTVAGDINSSNGEDGRVDLDVMARAMEESLSRVRLSDLMSYH; from the exons ATGACCGACGGTCGCCGGCCGGACGGGAGCTACGGGCTGGAGTACGGCCCCTTGCCTCCTGAGCATGAGTACGCCTTGCACCGGCACCTGCCGTCCAGGGGGAGGGCCCCTTGGCCTCTGCATTATCATGGA GATTACCCTGGGAGGCTATTGGATCAAAGATTGAGAAGAGAACCATTTGGATTTCCCAG GCACCCTCTGCAACCATATGTACCGTTCCGAATCCACCATGTCAatggaggcggtggtggtgtCGCGACAGTAAACCCGAGAAGGCGGCGAGAAAGCCCTGGATTAAGTAATGAAGAGTTCAGGAAGGCCATAGATCAGCTCAGCAAGCAGGAATACAGACCATCAAACCCtcagaagaagagaggaggcagAGGCACCCTCCAGACCAGGAGTGCAAGAGCTGAGGCACCAGCAGCAgtcacagaagaggagaaatcATGCACCATATGCCTGGAGACATTCCTGCCTGGAGAGCAGGTGCTGGTCACACCCTGCAACCACATGTTCCACCAGGGGTGCATCACGCCCTGGGTGAAGTGGCACGGCAACTGCCCCTTGTGCCGGTTTGCACTCTGCGAGAGGAGGAACACTGTCGCCGGTGACATCAACAGCAGCAATGGTGAAGATGGTAGGGTAGATCTGGATGTGATGGCGAGGGCCATGGAGGAGTCCTTGAGTCGGGTAAGACTATCCGACCTCATGTCATACCACTag